In Sphingobium amiense, one genomic interval encodes:
- a CDS encoding SprT family zinc-dependent metalloprotease — MTQDNRESWLNRVAAGMAPLFEVLDAPLPARVRVAIGFTSAGRKGKAIGECWDNRLSADGHFEIFIRPDLAHAPDAMPAQIAAILAHELIHAAVGIPAGHGKAFKRIALGLGLVGPMRATTPGEAFLSAIAPILDAVGPLPHARLDTDGESTAPKKQKTRMLKCECATCGYTVRTARKWLELAGAPLCPIEDHGRMEHEPLDDDDSEPEE, encoded by the coding sequence ATGACGCAGGACAACCGAGAAAGCTGGCTCAATCGCGTGGCGGCGGGCATGGCCCCCTTGTTCGAGGTGCTGGACGCCCCCCTGCCCGCCCGCGTGCGCGTGGCGATCGGCTTCACCAGCGCGGGCCGCAAGGGCAAGGCGATCGGCGAGTGCTGGGATAACCGGCTAAGCGCGGACGGCCATTTTGAAATCTTCATCCGGCCTGATCTCGCCCACGCGCCCGACGCCATGCCAGCGCAGATCGCGGCCATCCTCGCGCATGAGCTGATCCATGCCGCTGTCGGCATCCCGGCAGGGCATGGGAAGGCGTTTAAACGGATCGCGCTTGGGCTTGGCCTTGTCGGGCCGATGCGCGCCACCACCCCCGGCGAGGCGTTCCTATCGGCCATCGCGCCGATCTTGGACGCGGTTGGCCCCCTCCCCCATGCCCGTCTCGACACGGACGGGGAGTCGACCGCGCCGAAGAAGCAGAAAACCCGGATGCTCAAATGCGAGTGCGCGACGTGCGGCTATACGGTGCGGACCGCGCGCAAATGGCTGGAGCTGGCCGGCGCGCCGCTCTGCCCGATCGAGGATCATGGCCGGATGGAGCATGAGCCGCTGGACGATGACGATTCCGAGCCGGAGGAGTAG